A section of the Jannaschia sp. S6380 genome encodes:
- a CDS encoding sugar ABC transporter permease, producing MKFKTFAMFVGPSVFLMLLFIAFPLVAVLLNSFQVTQPVFTTQEIETCSAGFLEQSCTTEIKTIPVLDENGDTVTTTEWVGLSSYANVLGGDRLTRALSNFDFGELLRIDFWKALRFTLTFTLITLPFVLGLGLAIAVVVNNATRAVKGPVIFVSLLPFIITPVIGALSIRWLFYGDGIATVWLEAMFDTDLAVAANGWAVEFLMMFYRVWHVAPFAFVIFYAGLQTVNQDTLESAVIDGASRWERLRYVVIPHLMPLIVFITLIHLMDAYRAFEEVIGFSSESQRITLQYLTYDYLQPDDAGNRQISSASASAMLTMIGVVILLAAPLRRTWRDHKGA from the coding sequence ATGAAGTTCAAGACATTCGCCATGTTCGTCGGGCCATCGGTCTTCCTGATGCTGCTCTTCATCGCGTTCCCGCTGGTCGCGGTCCTGCTGAACTCGTTCCAGGTCACGCAGCCCGTCTTCACCACCCAGGAGATCGAGACCTGTTCGGCCGGCTTCCTGGAGCAGAGCTGCACGACCGAAATCAAGACGATCCCCGTGCTGGACGAGAACGGGGACACCGTGACCACCACCGAATGGGTGGGCCTGTCCTCCTATGCCAACGTCCTGGGCGGCGACCGCCTGACCCGGGCCCTCTCGAACTTCGATTTCGGAGAGCTGCTGCGCATCGATTTCTGGAAGGCCCTGCGCTTCACGCTGACCTTCACGCTGATCACGCTGCCCTTCGTCCTGGGGCTGGGCCTCGCCATCGCCGTCGTGGTCAACAATGCCACGCGCGCGGTCAAGGGGCCGGTCATCTTCGTCTCGCTGCTGCCGTTCATCATCACGCCGGTCATCGGCGCGCTGTCGATCCGCTGGCTGTTCTATGGCGACGGCATCGCGACTGTCTGGCTAGAGGCGATGTTCGACACCGACCTCGCCGTCGCCGCCAACGGCTGGGCGGTGGAATTCCTGATGATGTTCTACCGCGTCTGGCACGTGGCGCCCTTCGCCTTCGTCATCTTCTATGCCGGGCTGCAGACGGTGAACCAGGACACGCTGGAATCGGCGGTGATCGACGGTGCGTCGCGGTGGGAACGCCTGCGCTACGTCGTGATCCCGCACCTGATGCCGCTGATCGTCTTCATCACGCTGATCCACCTGATGGATGCCTACCGCGCCTTCGAGGAGGTGATCGGCTTCTCCTCCGAAAGCCAACGGATCACGCTGCAATACCTGACCTACGACTACCTGCAGCCGGACGATGCCGGGAACCGGCAGATCTCCTCGGCCTCCGCCTCGGCCATGCTGACGATGATCGGCGTGGTGATCCTGCTCGCCGCACCGCTCCGCCGCACCTGGCGCGACCACAAGGGGGCTTGA